Below is a genomic region from Nilaparvata lugens isolate BPH chromosome 3, ASM1435652v1, whole genome shotgun sequence.
TCGTTGCTCTGCAGTCCATCCATTTCAGCCAACAACTGCGACACAACCCGGTCCATCACTCCGCCCGAATCGCCGCTTCGGCCCCTGTTCGGCGCCAGAGAGTCCAATTCATCGAAAAATACAATGCACGGCGCTGACTGTCTAGCCTTCTCAAATATCTGTCTAACATTCTCTTCACTCTGCccgatatatttatttaggagTTCGGGGCCTTTCACTGATAAGAACGACGACCCACATTCGGTCGCCACTGCTTTGGCCAACAACGTTTTCCCAGTTCCCGGGGGGCCCCACAACAGCAGGCCAGATCTCTTGAGCATTTCACTTGAACTAGACCCATTAATCGAACGAACGATTTCTTTCTTTATCTGGTTATGTCCTCCTACATCAGCCCAATTCACTCTTGGTACTTTCGGTGCTCCAATCTCCTCTGCTGATTCTGCATTCATTTGATCTATGATTCTAGTAAAATTAGCTAATGAAAGAGACTCACTCACATTCATAGACTCACTCACTCCACATTTTAGATAAAAGTCTCTAATTCCTGAAGAAAGTAGACCAGATAGATCTCTCAACGTGAAACCTGATGTTACATGAGATAATTCTTTAATCAAGTCAGTATCAGTCACCgacatataattatttgattggCAGAGCCATTTTATAGTTTCTGTTCGTTGGGTTATTGCTTCAGATCTGTTGCCAGTGGGAGAAATGATGTTTACTGTCTGAATCACCAATCGTAACAAATCGTCAGGAACACTATCTACACTTTCGGTGGTACCTACAATGATCACTGGGAATTCTAAACGTTGCAATCCCTGCATTAGCATTTCAAAAGTGGCAATAAGGCGAACATCTTGATGGCCGTCAGCACCCACTCCCAACGATTGGTAATTATCCAGTTGTATAACACAAGGACAATGGTTACTGATTCTACAGAAGAGCTCTTTCAATTTAGCTTCATTGTACCTGGTGACAGCTCCATTCAGTAATCGACTGCAACCAATCTTCTGATAATTGATACCAAGATGACTTGCCAAACGTTCCAGTAACAATGATTTACCACATCCACTAACACCCGAGATTAAGAATAATGGaatcaaattaatttctttTAAGCCTTTGACAAGAAAAGGTTTGAACATTGCTTTTAAATCCAGAAAATAATGTTTCAAACTCAGTGGGATTAGACTCAATAAACACTTTTCACTTTGGAAACTGATATTAGAAAAGCAATCCCtcaggaaaatattatatttgggAGGGagaaaactattttttgatgatATCCTGTACATAGTAACTGTATCATTTACTAGACAACCAGTTTGAGAAATGGAACTTTCATTTTCAGTTAGAATAGCCTCACAaaccataaaataatatgtCGCAGAATAACTTTTCCTCTTTTGTAAAATAAGCTCAGGGAAGTATTTGGTGCCGTCTATGCTAAAGATATCACCTTCAAacaaatattttgtagttttgaaATACTTCTCAAGTAGAGAATCCAGAATATGAGAATCCTCGTCAATTAAATTCATTAAGGAGCATAACTTCACTTGGTTTGCTCTTGATGGATTGTTCATACTAACAGGATTGAAACTTAGTTTGTTGATAGATAAGTATGCAATTTCACAAGAAGGTTGcttgtttttgataacattaaATAAATCTTCTTCACTTACAATTATTTTGTCTGATTTTAAATTAGTAAAGCATAACACCTGCATAATTCTGTTGGTTACTATTTTTTTCTGTGATGCAGCTCCTTTGTATTCAATAGATAATTGTACATCATACCATCCACCATTTCCAAAATAATCAATGTGTTGGTTTCCAATTAGAATTGTATTCAAGTGGATCAATTTCCCGGTGGAGTATCTTTCTGAAATATTGTTCAACATGTAAGTAATGTCACCAGCAGAAACAATACTAATACTTGATTCTTCTAATTCTAACATACTGAACAT
It encodes:
- the LOC111050607 gene encoding peroxisome assembly factor 2; this encodes MFSMLELEESSISIVSAGDITYMLNNISERYSTGKLIHLNTILIGNQHIDYFGNGGWYDVQLSIEYKGAASQKKIVTNRIMQVLCFTNLKSDKIIVSEEDLFNVIKNKQPSCEIAYLSINKLSFNPVSMNNPSRANQVKLCSLMNLIDEDSHILDSLLEKYFKTTKYLFEGDIFSIDGTKYFPELILQKRKSYSATYYFMVCEAILTENESSISQTGCLVNDTVTMYRISSKNSFLPPKYNIFLRDCFSNISFQSEKCLLSLIPLSLKHYFLDLKAMFKPFLVKGLKEINLIPLFLISGVSGCGKSLLLERLASHLGINYQKIGCSRLLNGAVTRYNEAKLKELFCRISNHCPCVIQLDNYQSLGVGADGHQDVRLIATFEMLMQGLQRLEFPVIIVGTTESVDSVPDDLLRLVIQTVNIISPTGNRSEAITQRTETIKWLCQSNNYMSVTDTDLIKELSHVTSGFTLRDLSGLLSSGIRDFYLKCGVSESMNVSESLSLANFTRIIDQMNAESAEEIGAPKVPRVNWADVGGHNQIKKEIVRSINGSSSSEMLKRSGLLLWGPPGTGKTLLAKAVATECGSSFLSVKGPELLNKYIGQSEENVRQIFEKARQSAPCIVFFDELDSLAPNRGRSGDSGGVMDRVVSQLLAEMDGLQSNEADDVFVLGATNRPDLIDAALLRPGRLDKMLYVGPCQDIESKVKVLQALTRKFQLSSEIELEDLAKRLPAQLTGADLYSICYGAWQSAAKNLIKHHEVDLKNNCNGSSLTVRVTNDDFEAAIQQLQSSN